In Iodobacter fluviatilis, one DNA window encodes the following:
- a CDS encoding PP2C family protein-serine/threonine phosphatase, giving the protein MKFTVYQNSRQGGRQYNQDRLGYSYSRDALLLVVADGMGGHLHGEIAAQIAVELLTDLFQKKAQPILKSPNQFLNDALLKCHAAISDYASKHHLLEIPRTTVVACVIQDGILFWAHVGDSRLYLLRKGEILLQTKDHSKVQKLLDSGKITAEEALIHPERNKIYNCLGGSIKPEIELGGIIALCDSDTLLLCTDGLWGGVTENQLVHFLSSFPVLFSIPQLMDQAELHGGKQADNISALGINWHDAEDQFISENAFVSTQKLDLNTISTHIDPSTIAADITDEDIEAAIAEIQAAIQKYSK; this is encoded by the coding sequence ATGAAATTTACCGTATACCAAAATAGCCGCCAGGGCGGCCGCCAATATAACCAGGATCGTCTGGGCTACTCCTATAGCCGCGATGCGCTCTTACTCGTTGTGGCCGACGGCATGGGTGGGCATCTGCACGGCGAAATCGCCGCGCAAATTGCGGTGGAGCTGCTAACCGATCTGTTTCAGAAAAAAGCACAACCCATCCTTAAAAGCCCCAATCAGTTTTTAAACGATGCATTACTTAAGTGCCACGCCGCTATTTCTGATTACGCCAGCAAGCATCACCTGCTTGAAATTCCCCGTACCACCGTTGTGGCCTGTGTGATTCAGGATGGCATTTTATTTTGGGCACATGTGGGCGATTCACGTCTGTATTTACTGCGTAAAGGTGAAATCCTGCTGCAAACCAAGGACCATTCTAAAGTCCAAAAATTACTGGATAGTGGCAAGATCACCGCTGAAGAAGCCCTGATTCACCCAGAGCGCAATAAAATTTATAACTGCCTAGGTGGCAGCATCAAGCCAGAAATCGAGCTGGGCGGCATTATTGCACTCTGCGACAGCGATACCCTGCTGTTATGCACGGACGGGCTGTGGGGCGGTGTTACAGAGAACCAGCTAGTCCACTTTTTATCTTCTTTTCCTGTCCTGTTTTCGATTCCTCAGCTGATGGATCAGGCCGAATTACATGGCGGCAAGCAGGCAGATAATATCAGTGCGCTGGGGATTAATTGGCACGATGCTGAAGATCAGTTTATTTCTGAAAATGCTTTTGTTTCCACACAAAAACTCGATCTCAATACCATCAGTACCCATATTGATCCATCCACCATCGCGGCCGATATTACGGATGAAGATATCGAAGCGGCGATCGCCGAGATTCAGGCGGCCATCCAGAAATACTCTAAATAA
- the rph gene encoding ribonuclease PH: protein MRPSSRRPDELRSVRITRQYTRHAEGSVLIEFGDTKVLCTASVEENVPPFLKGKGQGWVTAEYGMLPRSTNSRMRREAAQGKQSGRTQEIQRLIGRSLRSVVDMAALGERQIVIDCDVIQADGGTRTASITGAFVALTDAINGLIAAGKLSASPIREHVAAISVGIYKGAAVLDLDYPEDSDCETDMNVVMTSSGKFVEVQGTAEGDAFSREEMNTLLNLAEKGIQDLITMQEKALAL, encoded by the coding sequence ATGCGCCCTTCCTCACGTCGTCCCGATGAACTTCGCAGCGTTCGTATCACCCGTCAATACACCCGTCATGCCGAAGGCTCGGTACTGATCGAGTTTGGTGACACCAAAGTACTCTGCACCGCTTCAGTCGAAGAAAACGTACCTCCTTTTTTAAAGGGTAAGGGCCAAGGATGGGTCACAGCGGAATACGGCATGCTGCCGCGCTCTACCAATAGCCGTATGCGCCGTGAAGCGGCTCAGGGCAAGCAAAGTGGCCGCACACAGGAAATTCAACGACTGATTGGCCGCTCATTACGCTCTGTGGTTGATATGGCGGCCTTGGGCGAGCGCCAGATTGTGATCGATTGTGATGTAATCCAGGCCGATGGTGGCACCCGTACCGCCAGCATTACCGGCGCATTTGTCGCCCTAACCGATGCAATTAACGGCCTGATTGCGGCAGGTAAACTCAGCGCCTCACCGATTCGTGAACACGTTGCAGCAATTTCGGTTGGTATTTATAAAGGCGCAGCCGTGCTGGATCTGGATTACCCAGAAGACTCAGACTGCGAAACAGATATGAATGTGGTGATGACCAGCAGCGGAAAATTTGTAGAAGTACAAGGAACAGCCGAAGGTGATGCATTTAGCAGAGAAGAAATGAATACATTATTAAATTTAGCTGAAAAAGGGATTCAAGACCTGATCACCATGCAGGAAAAAGCATTAGCCCTCTGA
- a CDS encoding serine/threonine protein kinase yields MATPSNQPLARGYQLQNYTIAKLLSAGGFSIVYLAHDEKDYPVAIKEYLPNSLALRTEGELVQARSEDSIALFRHGLKCFFEEGKTLAHIQHPNIIRVRNFFRANDTVYMVMEYERGRTLQKEIQLKHSRGGVDEGLIRHVFYHLLNGLREVHLNKLLHLDIKPANIYIRKDGSPVLLDFGSARQTLATEQSKLTPMYTPGFAAPEQYNKKDPHGPWTDIYGVGASLFACIAGTAPQAADQRLKLDKVVKLHDRYGDRYSPELIELISSCLNLDPGSRPQSVPQLQKQLLERGSAPVKRSGLVSILRRKWTEYSNKGQLETE; encoded by the coding sequence ATGGCAACCCCAAGCAATCAACCGCTCGCACGCGGCTATCAACTTCAGAACTACACGATCGCTAAACTGCTGTCCGCAGGAGGCTTTAGCATTGTGTATCTGGCGCATGATGAAAAAGATTATCCAGTCGCCATTAAGGAGTATTTGCCCAATTCTTTAGCCCTCCGAACAGAGGGTGAACTGGTGCAAGCACGCAGCGAAGACAGTATTGCCTTGTTTCGTCACGGCTTAAAATGTTTTTTTGAAGAAGGTAAAACTTTAGCCCATATTCAGCACCCAAATATTATCCGGGTTCGCAACTTTTTCCGCGCAAACGATACCGTATACATGGTGATGGAGTACGAGCGCGGCCGTACTTTGCAAAAAGAAATTCAGCTAAAACACAGCAGAGGCGGCGTAGATGAAGGCCTGATCCGTCATGTGTTTTATCATTTACTCAATGGTCTGCGTGAAGTGCATCTGAATAAGCTGCTGCATTTAGATATCAAGCCTGCCAATATTTATATCCGCAAAGATGGCTCGCCGGTGCTGCTGGATTTTGGCTCAGCCCGCCAGACACTGGCTACGGAGCAAAGCAAACTCACCCCGATGTATACACCGGGTTTTGCTGCCCCCGAGCAATACAATAAAAAAGATCCTCACGGGCCCTGGACCGATATCTATGGTGTGGGCGCCAGCTTATTTGCCTGTATTGCGGGTACAGCACCACAAGCGGCTGATCAGCGATTAAAACTCGATAAAGTGGTCAAGCTGCACGACCGCTATGGAGACCGTTATTCACCAGAGCTGATCGAGCTTATTTCTTCCTGCCTGAATTTAGATCCGGGCAGCAGACCACAAAGCGTACCTCAGCTTCAGAAGCAACTTTTAGAGCGGGGCTCTGCCCCTGTTAAACGTAGTGGCCTGGTCAGTATTTTGCGCCGTAAGTGGACAGAGTATTCAAACAAAGGCCAGCTGGAAACAGAATGA
- a CDS encoding YicC/YloC family endoribonuclease — translation MILSMTGFASIQRELTGGTLSIELRSVNHRFLDLTLRTPEEIRPFEGGIRERVSAKLARGKVECRVNWNARAGGEAALQLNTELLQQLLAAAAVAKKIAPLASELQLGELLRWPGVLSAQVAAPESLGTACLEVLDEALLDFSASRGREGEKLKAHLLERVAGMQTIVNEVTPLIPQLAASYEARMKARFLDALGTMDDDRVRQEIVIFAQKIDIDEELSRLNAHFSEIRRILEKGGSVGKRLDFLMQELNREANTLGSKSVSAETSRASIELKVLIEQMREQIQNIE, via the coding sequence ATGATTTTAAGTATGACTGGTTTTGCCTCAATTCAACGTGAATTGACAGGCGGCACCTTAAGTATTGAGCTGCGTTCGGTTAATCACCGTTTTTTAGACCTTACTCTCAGAACTCCGGAAGAAATCCGCCCGTTTGAAGGCGGGATTCGTGAGCGTGTATCTGCAAAACTAGCCCGTGGCAAAGTAGAGTGCCGGGTAAACTGGAACGCGCGTGCCGGTGGAGAGGCCGCTTTACAGCTGAATACAGAACTATTACAGCAGCTTTTAGCCGCCGCTGCAGTCGCAAAAAAAATTGCTCCCCTCGCTTCCGAGCTGCAGCTTGGCGAGCTTTTACGCTGGCCGGGTGTTTTATCTGCGCAAGTTGCCGCACCAGAATCACTGGGCACAGCCTGTCTTGAAGTGCTGGACGAAGCACTCCTTGATTTTAGCGCCAGCCGTGGCCGTGAGGGTGAAAAGCTCAAAGCGCATCTTTTAGAGCGTGTTGCGGGAATGCAAACCATTGTGAATGAAGTAACCCCGCTGATTCCGCAGCTGGCCGCCTCTTACGAAGCCCGCATGAAAGCGCGCTTTTTAGATGCACTGGGTACGATGGACGACGATAGAGTGCGCCAAGAAATTGTGATCTTTGCGCAAAAAATTGATATCGACGAAGAGCTTTCACGTCTGAATGCACATTTCAGCGAAATTCGTCGCATTCTGGAAAAAGGCGGCTCAGTGGGTAAGCGCCTCGATTTTCTGATGCAAGAGCTTAACCGTGAAGCCAATACCCTTGGATCCAAATCAGTCAGCGCCGAAACCAGCCGCGCCTCGATTGAGCTTAAAGTATTGATTGAGCAGATGCGTGAGCAAATTCAGAATATTGAATAG
- a CDS encoding HDOD domain-containing protein yields MFSEISPEDAKALMRGMVIPPRPDILLALEDAQHSETPDFAAIARLISADMVLSGAVIKTVNSPFFSLSSRVNSVQQALQLLGLKNLANIVQGLVLRQVLSPASLGDMSEFWDYSSSVAMAAAYLAEAVHGVSSDEAYTLGLFLNCGKPLMALRFPGYTLQHAVDDHCTNQALITREEKQYRVSHNVVGYLLARAWYLPVASSLAILHLHDGDISERAAQWPHVCTLIALAQLAEHIVQRSLHLPEQVGWPQAEVLLRGLLGLSQDELEDLQDSVQQKLNH; encoded by the coding sequence GTGTTTAGTGAAATCAGTCCTGAAGATGCAAAAGCTTTGATGCGTGGTATGGTCATTCCCCCACGTCCTGATATTTTGCTGGCTTTAGAAGATGCTCAGCATTCTGAAACCCCCGATTTTGCAGCGATTGCCCGCTTAATCAGTGCAGATATGGTTTTATCAGGGGCGGTCATTAAAACAGTGAACTCGCCGTTTTTTAGCCTGAGCAGCAGGGTTAATTCGGTGCAGCAGGCATTGCAGCTGCTGGGCTTAAAAAACTTAGCCAATATTGTGCAGGGACTGGTGTTGCGGCAGGTACTAAGCCCCGCATCACTTGGGGATATGAGCGAATTCTGGGATTACTCTTCATCTGTTGCGATGGCTGCGGCTTATTTAGCAGAGGCGGTGCACGGTGTGTCCAGTGATGAAGCATATACGCTGGGTTTGTTTCTGAACTGTGGCAAGCCCCTGATGGCTCTGCGTTTTCCGGGCTACACGCTGCAGCATGCTGTTGATGATCATTGTACAAACCAGGCCTTAATCACCCGGGAAGAGAAGCAGTATCGTGTCAGCCATAATGTGGTGGGCTATTTACTGGCCCGCGCATGGTATTTGCCCGTAGCAAGCAGCCTTGCTATTTTGCATTTGCACGATGGCGATATTTCAGAGCGCGCTGCGCAATGGCCGCATGTCTGCACTTTAATTGCACTGGCCCAGCTGGCTGAACATATTGTTCAGCGTTCATTGCATTTACCTGAGCAGGTGGGGTGGCCGCAAGCGGAAGTGCTGCTGCGGGGGCTGCTTGGCCTTAGTCAGGATGAGCTGGAAGACTTGCAGGATTCTGTGCAGCAAAAGCTGAATCACTGA
- the tgt gene encoding tRNA guanosine(34) transglycosylase Tgt, with protein sequence MLKFELKATSGGARRGTMTLNHGVVETPVFMPVGTYGTVKAMTPRDLKEIGAQICLGNTFHLWLRPGLEVVEQFGGLHEFMGWDKPILTDSGGFQVFSLGAMRKITEEGVTFQSPVNGDKLFLTPEESMKIQTVLNSDIVMIFDECTPYPADRKQAGDSMRMSYRWAKRSRAEFDAQQNPNALFGIVQGGMYEDLRDESIAGLLEIGFDGMAIGGLSVGEPKEYMERILAHTAPKLPVNKPRYLMGVGTPEDLVYGVSQGIDMFDCVMPTRNARNGMLFTRFGDVKIKNAKHKLDKRPLDETCTCYTCKNFSRAYLHHLFRTGEILAAQLNTIHNLHYYQVVMAEMRAAIETDQFSSHVAQFHADRARGVD encoded by the coding sequence ATGTTGAAATTTGAATTAAAAGCCACCAGTGGTGGCGCGCGTCGCGGCACCATGACTTTAAATCACGGCGTAGTTGAAACGCCGGTGTTTATGCCTGTGGGCACTTATGGCACGGTAAAAGCCATGACCCCACGCGATTTAAAAGAAATTGGCGCGCAAATTTGCCTCGGCAACACTTTCCATCTGTGGCTGCGCCCTGGTCTGGAAGTGGTTGAGCAATTTGGTGGTTTGCATGAATTTATGGGATGGGATAAACCCATCCTCACCGACTCGGGTGGTTTCCAGGTATTCAGCTTGGGCGCGATGCGCAAAATCACCGAAGAAGGCGTGACTTTCCAAAGCCCGGTGAATGGCGATAAATTATTTTTAACGCCTGAAGAATCAATGAAAATCCAAACGGTGCTCAATTCTGACATCGTGATGATTTTTGACGAATGCACACCGTATCCTGCCGATCGTAAACAAGCAGGCGACTCGATGCGGATGTCTTATCGCTGGGCCAAACGCTCACGCGCTGAATTTGATGCGCAGCAAAACCCGAATGCGCTATTTGGGATTGTGCAGGGCGGTATGTATGAAGACCTGCGTGATGAATCGATTGCGGGCCTTTTAGAAATTGGTTTTGATGGGATGGCCATTGGTGGCCTGTCGGTGGGCGAGCCTAAGGAATATATGGAGCGCATTCTGGCCCATACCGCACCTAAATTACCGGTTAACAAGCCGCGCTATTTAATGGGCGTAGGCACGCCTGAAGACCTCGTGTATGGGGTGAGTCAGGGTATTGATATGTTCGATTGCGTGATGCCCACCCGCAACGCAAGGAATGGCATGTTGTTTACCCGCTTTGGCGATGTAAAAATCAAAAATGCCAAACACAAGCTCGATAAGCGTCCTTTAGACGAGACTTGTACCTGCTACACCTGCAAAAACTTCAGCCGTGCTTACCTACATCATTTATTCCGCACCGGCGAGATTTTGGCTGCTCAACTGAATACCATCCACAACCTGCATTACTATCAAGTGGTGATGGCAGAGATGCGCGCAGCCATTGAAACGGATCAATTTAGCAGCCATGTGGCGCAATTCCATGCTGATCGTGCGCGCGGGGTAGATTAA
- a CDS encoding nitronate monooxygenase — protein MKRVDDFRLRFGKKELVPIMIGGMGVDISTADLALEAARLGGVGHISDAMINTVTDRRYKTKQVKEKLQQYKHNVANSDKSEVQFDLGRLEEATKLHVGKTMEAKRGDGLVFINCMEKLTMNAPKETLRVRLTAALDAGIDGITLAAGLHLGSMGLIEDHPRFRDAKLGIIVSSVRALQLFLRKNAKLNRLPDYVVVEGPLAGGHLGFGMDWAQYDLATIVAEIRQFMLDEHLDIPIIPAGGIFTGTDAVSFLEAGAAAVQVATRFTVSTECGLPAGVQQEYFKASEDNIEVNQISPTGYPMRMLKNSPSIGAGIRPNCEAYGYLLDAKGSCSYIEAYNREIAIAPDAKRIKVMDKTCLCTHMRNFDCWTCGHYTYRLKDTSHKHEDGSYQILSAEHIFHDYQYSTDHKIALPAKVELELAK, from the coding sequence ATGAAACGTGTAGATGATTTCCGCCTTCGCTTCGGTAAAAAAGAACTCGTACCGATCATGATTGGCGGTATGGGTGTCGATATTTCCACTGCCGATCTGGCACTTGAAGCAGCTCGCCTCGGTGGTGTTGGCCATATTTCAGATGCCATGATCAACACAGTGACTGATCGTCGCTACAAAACCAAGCAAGTAAAAGAAAAACTTCAGCAGTACAAACACAATGTAGCCAACTCGGATAAATCCGAAGTTCAGTTTGATTTAGGCCGCCTAGAAGAAGCCACCAAACTGCACGTGGGTAAAACCATGGAAGCCAAGCGTGGTGATGGCCTAGTCTTTATCAACTGCATGGAAAAACTCACCATGAATGCCCCGAAAGAAACACTTCGGGTGCGTTTAACAGCAGCACTGGATGCGGGCATTGATGGCATTACGCTGGCGGCCGGTTTGCATCTGGGATCGATGGGGCTGATCGAAGATCACCCGCGCTTCAGAGACGCAAAGCTGGGGATTATTGTTTCCTCTGTGCGCGCCTTGCAATTATTTCTGCGTAAAAACGCAAAGCTCAACCGCCTGCCAGATTACGTCGTGGTTGAAGGCCCGCTGGCGGGCGGGCACTTAGGCTTTGGCATGGATTGGGCGCAATACGATTTAGCCACCATCGTGGCCGAAATCCGCCAGTTTATGCTCGACGAGCACCTAGATATCCCGATTATTCCTGCCGGTGGTATTTTCACGGGCACCGATGCGGTGTCTTTCCTGGAAGCCGGTGCTGCTGCAGTACAAGTTGCCACCCGTTTTACGGTATCAACTGAATGCGGCCTGCCTGCTGGTGTTCAGCAGGAATACTTTAAAGCCAGCGAAGACAATATCGAAGTGAATCAGATCTCCCCAACGGGCTATCCGATGCGCATGTTAAAAAACAGCCCATCCATTGGTGCTGGCATTCGTCCAAACTGCGAGGCTTATGGCTATCTGCTGGATGCGAAGGGCAGCTGTAGCTATATCGAGGCATACAATCGTGAAATCGCCATTGCCCCCGATGCAAAGCGCATCAAGGTAATGGATAAAACCTGCCTTTGCACCCATATGCGTAATTTTGATTGCTGGACCTGTGGGCACTATACCTATCGCCTGAAAGACACCAGCCATAAACACGAAGATGGCAGCTACCAGATTCTGTCGGCTGAGCATATTTTTCATGACTATCAGTACAGCACAGACCATAAAATTGCGCTGCCAGCTAAAGTAGAGCTAGAGCTAGCCAAATAA
- a CDS encoding heparan-alpha-glucosaminide N-acetyltransferase, translated as MPAASRKPLPDLLRGIAVILMVFFHFCFDLAYFGKLAVQTNIDPEWVALRTLIVTLFAAVAGLSTAEKISPKRQLKLLACAGAATLGSWFIFPHAVIWFGVLHFFFAAGLLAPFFVGKTSTSLLLGPLFILLGAYFQAPLFNHPALAWLGMMTYKPMTEDYVPLLPWFGVVLLGVAAQRLIPAAWLSMGSAGFLAAIRWMGKHSLIIYLLHQPILFAILGLIFKK; from the coding sequence ATGCCTGCAGCCAGCCGCAAACCCCTGCCCGATCTACTCAGGGGCATTGCCGTGATTTTGATGGTGTTTTTTCATTTTTGTTTTGATCTGGCCTATTTCGGCAAACTGGCCGTCCAAACCAATATCGACCCTGAATGGGTTGCACTCAGAACCCTGATTGTGACCCTTTTTGCCGCTGTTGCTGGCTTGTCTACCGCAGAGAAAATCAGCCCCAAACGCCAGCTCAAACTCCTCGCCTGTGCAGGAGCGGCCACCTTGGGCAGCTGGTTTATTTTTCCTCATGCAGTGATCTGGTTTGGTGTTTTGCACTTCTTTTTTGCAGCCGGCCTGCTTGCCCCGTTTTTTGTGGGTAAAACTTCAACCAGTTTGCTGCTGGGGCCTCTGTTTATTTTACTGGGGGCTTATTTTCAAGCACCGCTGTTTAATCACCCAGCACTCGCCTGGCTGGGTATGATGACTTACAAACCCATGACCGAAGACTATGTGCCGCTCCTGCCCTGGTTTGGGGTGGTATTACTGGGTGTTGCTGCACAGCGGCTTATTCCTGCAGCATGGCTGAGCATGGGCAGTGCCGGATTCCTTGCCGCCATACGCTGGATGGGCAAGCATAGCCTGATCATTTATTTATTACACCAGCCCATTCTCTTTGCCATCCTCGGGCTGATTTTCAAAAAATAG